In Dermacentor variabilis isolate Ectoservices chromosome 10, ASM5094787v1, whole genome shotgun sequence, the genomic window gaggactccggatttattttcACCACCAGAGGACATTTAACGTGTCACCAAAGTTAAAAGCATCCCCGCTGGCTGAGGTATGGTTGAGTAAATGTCATTCATGTACCTTTTCGTTATTCGGTTGATCCAAACTTTTCTTGCTTCGCTTAAGTCATTTTATTGTTAAACATATTTTGGCTCATTCATTATACTGACAACCTAAGAATTGAGTCCAAGCTCCGCCCACAAGCGCATGCGCAAGCGCAAGCGCCCACAAGCGCACATAACGAATGTCAATTTTCTCTTTCGTGAACCATTCACCGCTTTTCAGGGCTGACTGATTTTTTTCATAAGCCAGATTTTGCTTTAACGATTTTAAAGGTAAATTGTAGAACGTTTACTCCACTTTATATTTAAATAACAGGAGCAAACTCGTACGCAGCGATTGTTCCGTACATGCATTTGCATGTCGCATTTTTTGTATGACATGCAGCACCGGCCTCTGGCGCTGAGTCGCTTATACAAAGCACAACCGTTATCAAAGCGCGACAAGAAGCGAGAGAACAAAAATCAGCCATTGCTATGTCAACGAGGCTCCTGTCTAGGcagaaaagacgaaggaatgCAGCAATGAACAACTCCCGGAACACATGCTTGTCTTTTTCGTAACATCACGTTGTGGCTTCACTCTTTTCTTGTTTGAATTCAGAGAATCACTTCAGACAGCCGTAGTGCTGTCAGGGATTCTTCTTGCTTCCTGCGTGTTCCTATCACGTTATGCTCCAGCCTTGTCATCCAACAATGGGAAATCGGCACCTCTGCTTTCAGGGCATACACACAAAACAGAAACCGGAAGCACTGGTTTCGCACTTCCGGTATacagcagcggcggcggtgtGGACAACGCAGTGGCCAGCACAAGCTACACGAGCACGGAGGAACCATCGGACATATTTGGAAACGACGCTTGGTGAGCCACACTTTTGTATGAATTCCTTTCGATGGAGCAACCCACCGAGACGACACGGAAAGCTGTTTATGGCTCAATTATACTTGCACTGACGAAATTCTGCGACGGATCGAAGCATTGATGCCTGAAATGCCAAATGCCATCAGCAGTTCAGACAATATGGCGCTGGCACAAACAGGAAGCTAGAGTGCAGGAGCTAAGTGAACAATgactaaaataaataaagatcgAATAAATATCATATTAGCGGTATTATAGCAAACAATGTTCGTCCAGGGCATATAGGGTAGTAATTAAAAAAACAGACCGGAGGGAACGCATAAACTAGGCAATTGTGCATGTGTACTATTctgtccgtcttttttttttttacatttctgtcCTAAACGGTAGGAACGATGACGCCCTAACAATGGTGAGACTCCACGCATGTAAACTTCATGAAATTAACGCACAAAAATGTCGTGGCCGGGGAAGCAACAGAAAGAAATTCAGGTGTTTTGTGTTACATTATCAAACATTGCAGTGAGCGTTCTACTATATATTTGCACAATGAGATCTTTAAACACTTCTTCAGCAGCAGATTTTGTCGATTGTGCGTGAAAACACTGAAATATTTCACATTATTCGAAATGTATTTAATATGTATGTATTGAGTTATGGCATGTACCCGAGGAGGAGTCAGCCCCCTACCCCCTGTATTTGTCAGAGATAACGTGAATAGTATCGTACACCTTTGAAGCATTTCCAATTATCTTACTCCTCCTCACGTACGTGGGGTCGTATGAAAAACAAACCTGCTTTAGCTCGCGCAATACAATCTGTTTGAACGCCGAGCGTCTCACTTCCGACGGCACATTTCTGGACCTTTGCCTGAATACTCCTGGTTAGCCTGTCCAAGACGCAGGAGTATTTTTAATCTTTAGTCAACGTAAGTTTAATCACTAACCTAATCACTAACCTAATCACTAACCTAATCACTAACCTCTGTTTCCAGATAGCTCTACTAGCGTGCACCGGTTATATTTACACTGTATATGATCTAACAAATAAAACAAGACTTTTGAATTAGTTGCCACTCCACCGACCGCAGTTTGTGTTTTCAAGTTTAACGTTATAGACGACCAATAGTTCCAGTGTTCAATTTCTGCCAATCTAGAGGCCAAATAGGGCGTCAAATATATAAACGTAGCAAGTTCGCTTAGATTGTGCCAATCGCAAATCTACAACCGGACGATTTAATTCGTAGAACTCTCAATTGGCAAAAATGTGTTTTTGTCATCCCGTAATAAGAGTCGCCCATATTGAGCCCCATTGTCCGTTCACTTGCAGGAACTCTACTGGAACCGCAGGAAGGGAACAGCAAGAGTTATCCGGTGCTTGTTCCAATGTTTCCAGCAGACAGGATGCCTTACACAGGCACGCCAACGAATGCACGGCCGATACAGCCCACACTTGTAAACCGTGTCATGTAACGTCTAGGAAGAATTCGAAGTTCGTTAAACATTGCCGGAAGAGTAGAGGCGAGAACGAGAAATGCGAGGCCTGTGGCAAACTGTTCCGCGAGGCTGGTAATCTAGCTGCACTTTGCCGCACACATACAAGCGAGAAACCCTATAAATGCGTAATATGTGAAATGTCGTTCCTGCAGTCTGTGCACCTAGATAACCATATGCGCATGCATACAAGCGAGAAACCCCACAAATGTCATATTTGTAATAAATCATTCAGCCAGTCTAGTCATCTAAATAACCATAAGCGCACGCATACAGGTGAGAAACCCCACAAATGCCATATTTGTAGTAAATCGTTCAGCCGGTCTAGTCATCTAAATGACCATAAGCGCACGCACACAAGCGAGAAACCCCACATATGCCATATTTGTAATAAAGCGTTCAGCCATTCTAGTCATCTAAATAACCATAAGCGCACGCATACAGGTGAGAAACCCCACAAATGCCATATTTGTAGTAAATCGTTCAGCCGGTCTAGTCATCTAAATGACCATAAGCGCACGCACACAGGCGAGAAACCCCACAAATGCCATATTTGTAATAAAGCGTTCAGCCGGTCTAGTCTTCTAAATTGCCATAAGCGCACGCATACAGGCGAGAAACCCTACAAATGCCATATTTGTAATAGATCATTCAGCCAGTCTAGTCATCTAAATGACCATAAGCACACGCATACAGGAGAGAAACCGAACACTTGCGAAACATGTGGTAAATCATTCGGGCGGATGACGGATCTCTGTAGGCACCTGTACGCTCACACGAACGAGAGACCCAATGTCTGCCATAAATGCACTACACAATTCAAAACGCAACAAGAACTCAGGCGTCATATCAACTTCGCTTGTAGCGACGGAGGTTTCGTTTGCAAATTATGTAATGAATCCTTTATAGACGGCTCGCGTCTCAGTCATCACCGCCAAATCGCACACGGGGATAAAACACTGTCCGAGTCATATCGCTTTGCAGAGAAAGAAACCCTCGATGGACACCTGTGCGAGAATAATACGTGCTACTTATGTGGAGATTCATTTGGAGACGAGGTTCAACTGCTGGCACACCTCGTGACCCATAGGGATGTGCCGCCGTAATATTCTGTCTAGTGCGCAAGTGAATCACCCAAGGCTTCTGCACTGCTCGAGAGTGAAGCCGTGCTGAGAAACAACGCTGTCATTCTTTCGCAAGGAGCAGGCAACTAACTAAATGCATCGTGTGGAGAGACcaaattcttttgacatttaaaCCTGCCTAGTAGAATGCATGATGTGAACGATGCCATCTGGTTTCTCAAAATTACGAGACAAAACTTCGTCACCAGAAGTATTTCGGGTGCTTCATGGTCGAAGTATATTGCGGGTCCTAGTCAGCGGTTACTGCTTGCATAACTGCACATGTTTTTCGCGAACACAGCTTTAGCACATATATTTGAAGACAAGCCCTCTTGGGCTGCACGTTTGTGTTTTATGTAAGTAGAAGGTCGACACGGccgcgcaagatccttgactccCCGTTCCGGTAGATTTTTTTGTAGGCGTTTTGACAGCGTACTAATAAACAAGCCCTAATGGACCCTCTGCTTAACGATATTGCAGTTTGGTTAGAAGGGAACATCTACAATTGAAAAGCATTTAAAGAGAGGCACTGTTTTCTTGTCAACTAACAAGTAATCTCTGTCATTCATTAAGGTACTCAGGCCCTGCTGCCTTCCAGAGACAGCGTTTACGACAGTATATAGACACATTCTAAACTCATGCggacatttattttatttaaaattttCTGAATGCATTGACTGTTTTGGTTTTCCGGCTCTTGTATTCATTCCGAAAATCTTTGTTGGAAAGCATAACCTATGCTGATGACAGTAGTGAGATTGTGTTATATTTAAATAATTTGGAGCTGCGCTATATCATGTCTTCTCCCACTAAGaaaattttacttgttttattgtGGTGTCCTAAAGTTTTAAAGGGTAGTGTTTTATCCACTTGGACGCAGTCTGTTATGACTCGCACTGTTCCCTAGATACAACTGCAGAATCTTTTAGTGTGGTGTGACAAACGCATGTGCGCGAGCAATGACAGGAAAAGTGAGATGCATTTTTTagcaatattgacacgtgcacttgcatATCTTCTTGTGAATGCGTTTGACCTGCTCACAATTTTTAAGTTACCACTCAGTGCATGACACGCCTGCAGGCATCGTAACACTCTCGAGGTTTCTCGTCGATTACATTCTTTTTTCTGCATTGTactcgaaccttgtgtaatcaaaTTGCACGCGCAACGCGAATACAGTTGTGCATTCTGGAAGGCGTTCAAACGCCAACGATTACGCTGGAATCTTCGATGAATCATGTAGGAATATGCGACGCTCGTTGGCCGTAAATCACTTCTTGGATTATGGACGCATGTGCTCGATCATCCATCGATCATCGAACGACGCACGTTCGCCCAATCAAGAGTGTTTCGTGGCACACGGTTCTTTGTTTTGTTCACCGTCACTACGACGCCACATCTCGTAGAGGAGCTCCGCTGTTTCCGGATACACCCTGGAATTCGTAAAAAACAGTGTAAACGTCACCATGAGCCAGCGACCTACCGCAGGCTAAAATTACCGAAAGAGTACGGACGTGTGCCCGAGAAGACTAGGAAGATCATGGTCCTGTGAGCGGTCGCATTGAAAGCCCCCATGTCGCCTACAGCGATTGTTATGCAGAAACCAAGGGATGCCAGCGATCTTTCGCGGATCATCTTGAGAAgatccggaaagctggctggaaacctACGCAAGAACCGCTACGGTTAATAATTGCACCTGTGACGATGAGCTATGGCATGACACTGTGTCAttggaagacaccgccagaaTGTGGTTTGAGAATCGAAAGTACAGTCGAACATCGCACGAGCGGTTTTGGAGCGTTTTCCTACCAGCAttcacgagcgtcgtgcgcaaggagcGGGACGAAGTTCTGTTTGAAACCCAGGTGCAGCGACCGAATGAGAatatcgcgatctttgcggaagaGATGAACCTTCTTTTCAGCACCGTCGACCCGGACATGTCTGAGACGAACACGTGTTTTCTCGTGCGTAGTTTGAAGCGAGAGCTTTACGCTGGATTTAATTTGCAAGCCGGCCAAGACTGCCGCGAAGTTTCTCAAGGAAGCCATGGGCCGGCATAACATGCTGTAAATGCGAACTCGGCAGCATAGCCGCCTAGTGCGCTCGCCAAAGTAAGAAAACGGGCTTCGAAAGGCCATCAGAGCCCGAGCCCTTGTGCGCGTAGAACTGCGATGGATGTTCTCATCGACGCAGCATTAAGTAACCTTAACCGCTGACATAGTCTCGAAGGATATCCTGCAGTCATTTGAGTCCCTTAATTGCCGCGGCTGAAGCTGGAAGTGATGACCTAAATCATTGCCGTCCGCGTCTCCCTCCGCGCACGCACCAGAGCACAGTGTCTCGGCAGTCCTGTCGCCA contains:
- the LOC142559263 gene encoding uncharacterized protein LOC142559263, which gives rise to MSFLQSVHLDNHMRMHTSEKPHKCHICNKSFSQSSHLNNHKRTHTGEKPHKCHICSKSFSRSSHLNDHKRTHTSEKPHICHICNKAFSHSSHLNNHKRTHTGEKPHKCHICSKSFSRSSHLNDHKRTHTGEKPHKCHICNKAFSRSSLLNCHKRTHTGEKPYKCHICNRSFSQSSHLNDHKHTHTGEKPNTCETCGITDNASTSYLLLSSSSSIDHERPSANRAGMEESTAILEDGATIPETTRVDPWKTQYHPADSTSTVCGQWDDSEFDYSVSSSIYGAQSGSNPRSRSRS